A single genomic interval of Heliangelus exortis chromosome 11, bHelExo1.hap1, whole genome shotgun sequence harbors:
- the LOC139801255 gene encoding maestro heat-like repeat-containing protein family member 7: MSGFFVVQESCRGSQENHGNSQRLLGPPERTERRSGSQLHLAWVEDEAEEISLPIPDTMAQQLETDPWYSAEEKEEGQEMFEDAREGLGEDQDMEWLRDLIANLSPSILRSLQDVSQAEKILRCIHRNVEHVRTEPSRFILRSVLGLLNECCPEETVRTLLRISPSCDNAALAMWEMLLSLPSTSVTVLDRLLSVIQGWRAKCAIPSAMKVLSRLSQQPCCQGILELLFPRLLMSLVYKVSLGAVILGQEPPQADQASPLRVAVDGIKALLHAAGCQEHVQNIQKEGGWDMMLDVDTLERGVSLLAREMRKSPAKQQYLLFQHVKEILDQRREWQLNFAMTFYTELLGCRGLGKDQSDVCLLHSYLSHGNQTVRLLALGGLVALAGDPRMAREMRDMLSSESILMCLKDPSTNIRMGALLFFQTMLGLLRRKEASPVALLLVEKLPDLFGDESSQVQELSLSLFGETMKAVARRDKGEMKERIRRVVVFLFLHMNTESRSMTEACGKALLISAKFLGWRRLKRVIKMRKSWLIGETLLKQDRSRVEDYVYFSLPCLWDSRASVREEAIRFMGEPQPPGTLFWQPGPSPRRCPGRQEQPCGCPGQGPGLPLPPLPCPALPCPAQALVAAWLSGSSALGDLPGAIAAERWAGGRAAELAGPGAVLSQCWGGGGLTGALCTGSAVRCLGRNPRKETLEVLWNVIKRLDKDPDASVRSQAGQTLDILQTVQELQRQRWSFRRLCFWR; encoded by the exons GATCAGTCTCCCCATCCCAGACACGatggcccagcagctggagacag ATCCCTGGTAttcagctgaggagaaggaagagggccaGGAGATGTTTGAGGATGCTCGAGAAGGGttaggagag gacCAGGATATGGAGTGGCTGAGAGATCTGATAGCCAACCTGTCACCCTCCATCCTcaggagcctgcaggatgtctcgcag gcagaaaaaatcttgaggtgcatccacagaaacgTGGAGCACGTGCGCACGGAACCATCGCGGTTCATCCTGAGATCCGTGCTTGGGCTGCTGAACGAGTGCTGCCCCGAGGAAACAGTTCGGACCCTGTTGAggatcagtccctcctgtgacaa cgctgcgctggccatgtgggagatgctgctgtccctgcccagcacttctgtgacaGTTCTTGACCGGCTGCTCAGcgtgatccagggctggagagcaaagtgtgctatcccatct gcaatGAAGGTCCTGTCCAGGCTCAGTCAGCAGCCCTGCTGTCAGGGGATCCTGGaactgctcttccccaggctcctcatgagCTTGGTCTACAAAGTTTCCCTGGGTGCAGTGATCCTGGGACAGGAGCCGCCTCAGGCCGATCAAGCCAGCCCTTTGAG ggtggCAGTGGACGGCATTAAAGCTCTGCTGCACGCCGCTGGCTGTCAAGAGCACGTCCAGAACATCCAGAAGGAGGGCGGCTGGGATATGATGCTGGACGTGGACACCCTCGAGAGAGGAGTCAgcttgctggccag agagatgaggaagagccccGCTAAGCAGCAATACCTCCTGTTCCAGCATGTCAAAGAGATTCTTGaccagaggagggaatggcagctCAATTTTGCCATGACTTTCTATactgag ctgctgggctgccggGGCCTTGGAAAGGATCAGAGTGACGTGTGCCTCCTCCACTCCTACCTGAGCCATGGCAATCAGACAGTCCGTCTGCTGGCACTCGGGGGCTTGGTGGCACTTGCAGGAGATCCGCGGATG gcaagagaaatgcgggACATGCTCTCCAGCGAGAGCATCCTGATgtgcctgaaggatccatcCACAAACATCAGGATGGGGGCCTTGCTGTTCTTCCAAACCATGCTGGGtctcctgaggaggaaagaggccagccccgtcgctctgctgctggtggagaagctcccagacctctttggtgat gagtccagccaggtgcaagagctgtccctcagcctctttggggAGACGATGAAGGCTGTGGCGAGGAGGGACAAGGGAGAGATGAAGGAGAGGATACGTAGGGTCGTGgtctttctcttcctgcacatgaatACTGAGAGCAGGAGTATGACTGAG gcctGTGGCAAAGCCCTCCTCATCAGTGCaaagttcctgggctggaggaggctcaagagggtgatcaagatgaggaagagctggctgattggagagactttg ctgaagcaggacaggagcagggtggaagaCTACGTGTATTtcagcctgccctgcctgtgggACTCTCGGGCCAGCGTGAGAGAGGAGGCCATCAGGTTCatgggtgagccacagcccccggggaccctcttctggcagcccggccccagcccccggcgctgccctggcaggcaggagcagccctgtggctgtcccgggcagggccctggcctcccgctgccccctctgccctgccctgccctgccctgccctgcccaggcctTGGTGGCCGCCTGGCTCAGTGGCAGCAGCGCCCTCGGGGACTTGCCCGGGGCCATCGCTGCGGAGcgctgggcaggagggcgtgCGGCCGAGCTGGCCGGACCGGGGGCGGTGCTGtcgcagtgctggggagggggaggtctgacgggagctctgtgcacagggtCTGCTGTGCGGTGCCTGGGGAGGAATCCACGTAAAGAGACGCTGGAGGTTCTGTGGAATG tcATCAAGCGCCTTGATAAGGACCCTGATGCCTCAGTCAGGTCCCAAGCAGGTCAGACCTTGGACATCCTGCAGactgtgcaggagctgcagagacaaAGATGGTCCTTCCGGAGACTGTGCTTCTGGCGCTGA